The following are encoded together in the Longimicrobium sp. genome:
- a CDS encoding SLC13 family permease yields MRKGVESTHSEQQCAVGAGMEASCRVTGPVSTPERVVAVVFGRAALAWTFRPLLETAVPGAELSDAGIAITAALVLFLFPVNLARAEFVLDWQWAGRLPWDVLLLFGAGLSLADALTRTGVAKWIGAGLSGLGSLPTPLLVLLVCATIVFLSEIASNTVTAAAFLPVVGSLALGVGENPLLFVVPAALAASCGFMLPVATPPNAIAYATGHVSVPRMARAGLLLDLMGIAVILVVAYTALLWAFGVQAGVLPPWAGPAR; encoded by the coding sequence ATGCGGAAAGGAGTCGAATCCACCCATTCCGAACAGCAGTGTGCGGTCGGCGCGGGGATGGAGGCGAGTTGCCGCGTCACGGGGCCGGTCTCCACGCCTGAGCGCGTGGTGGCGGTGGTGTTCGGGCGGGCGGCGCTCGCGTGGACCTTCCGGCCGCTGCTGGAGACGGCCGTCCCGGGCGCCGAGCTGTCGGATGCGGGGATCGCCATCACCGCCGCGCTGGTGCTGTTCCTGTTCCCGGTGAATCTGGCGCGCGCCGAGTTCGTGCTCGACTGGCAGTGGGCCGGCCGGCTGCCGTGGGACGTGCTGCTGCTGTTCGGCGCGGGATTGAGCCTGGCGGACGCGCTGACGCGCACGGGCGTGGCCAAGTGGATCGGCGCGGGGCTGTCGGGGCTGGGCTCGCTCCCCACGCCGCTGCTGGTGCTGCTGGTGTGCGCGACGATCGTCTTTCTAAGCGAGATCGCCAGCAACACGGTGACGGCGGCCGCATTCCTGCCCGTGGTGGGCTCGCTGGCGCTGGGCGTGGGCGAGAACCCGCTGCTGTTCGTGGTGCCGGCCGCGCTGGCGGCCAGCTGCGGGTTCATGCTGCCGGTGGCCACGCCGCCCAACGCCATCGCCTACGCCACGGGGCACGTGTCGGTGCCGCGAATGGCGCGCGCCGGGCTGCTGCTGGACCTGATGGGGATCGCGGTGATCCTCGTGGTGGCCTACACTGCTTTGCTGTGGGCCTTCGGGGTTCAGGCGGGGGTGCTGCCACCGTGGGCGGGGCCAGCGCGGTAG
- a CDS encoding DUF6174 domain-containing protein codes for MNLLRRTAAALASVVALSACAGNSTLADEEARMERSRQVWNAQGIDDYRMIVSVSAGMIAGSATIEVRDGVPVSVQRTEGGPQTLPLSAFARYDTVEELFAVLEQAFENGSDEIEALYDSTLGVPLSVAIDPMKNAIDEEHGFLVNGFTKL; via the coding sequence ATGAACCTGCTTCGTCGTACCGCCGCCGCCCTCGCATCCGTCGTGGCGCTTTCCGCGTGTGCCGGCAACTCTACGCTCGCTGACGAGGAGGCGCGGATGGAGCGGAGCCGGCAGGTGTGGAACGCGCAGGGAATCGACGACTACCGCATGATCGTCAGCGTCAGCGCCGGAATGATCGCCGGCTCGGCGACCATCGAGGTGAGGGATGGCGTTCCTGTTTCAGTGCAGCGGACGGAGGGCGGCCCGCAGACCCTTCCCCTGTCCGCCTTCGCGCGCTACGACACCGTCGAGGAGCTGTTCGCCGTCCTGGAGCAGGCGTTCGAAAACGGCTCCGACGAAATCGAAGCGCTGTACGACTCCACCTTGGGCGTGCCGCTGAGCGTCGCGATCGACCCCATGAAGAACGCCATCGACGAAGAGCACGGGTTCCTGGTCAACGGCTTCACGAAGCTGTAG